A section of the Pimelobacter simplex genome encodes:
- a CDS encoding ATP-binding protein, producing MPRHQDTSATLAGAYPFLAEGGLGSEGVFVGQDLYSGSSFVYDPWILYARGLITAPNLVLAGIVGSGKSCLAKSLYTRSIPFGRRVYVPGDPKGEHTAVAEAVGGRAIALGHSMANRLNPLDEGHRLSGYDDAQWASQVASRRRDLVGALAETVLERRLTPLEHTAVDIAIDRTVRGADVPILPMVVERLLTPEPADDPDGRLTEDGRLVGHALRRLVAGDLAGLFDGPSTVKFDPSLPMISLDLSRVTENATLISVLMTCASAWMESALLDPNGGQRWVVYDEAWRLMSHPALLRRMDAHWRLARHYGIANMLIFHKLTDLDNVGDSGSAMRALASSLLANAETRIVYRQEADQLGATSAALGLTGTEQSLIPTLGTGQGLWRIKNRSFVVQHQMHPAELELFDTTGRMTGAL from the coding sequence GTGCCACGCCATCAGGACACCTCGGCGACCTTGGCGGGCGCGTATCCCTTCCTCGCCGAGGGCGGCCTCGGCAGCGAAGGCGTGTTCGTCGGCCAGGACCTCTACTCCGGGAGCTCCTTCGTCTACGACCCTTGGATTCTCTACGCGCGCGGGCTCATCACCGCACCGAACCTCGTGCTCGCCGGGATCGTGGGCTCCGGCAAGTCCTGCCTCGCCAAGAGCCTCTACACGAGGTCGATCCCCTTCGGCCGCCGCGTCTACGTCCCCGGCGACCCCAAGGGCGAGCACACCGCCGTCGCAGAAGCCGTCGGCGGTCGCGCCATCGCGCTGGGACATAGCATGGCCAACCGTCTGAACCCGCTCGACGAGGGCCACCGTCTGTCCGGGTACGACGACGCCCAGTGGGCCAGCCAGGTCGCATCCCGTCGCCGCGACCTCGTCGGCGCCCTGGCGGAGACCGTACTCGAGCGCCGACTCACACCGCTCGAGCACACGGCCGTCGACATCGCGATCGACCGCACCGTGCGCGGCGCCGACGTCCCGATCCTCCCGATGGTCGTCGAACGGCTCCTCACCCCCGAGCCGGCCGACGACCCCGACGGCCGCCTCACGGAGGACGGACGACTGGTCGGTCACGCTCTCCGTCGCCTCGTCGCGGGCGACCTCGCCGGGCTCTTCGACGGCCCCTCGACGGTGAAGTTCGACCCGAGCCTCCCGATGATCTCCCTCGACCTGTCCCGCGTCACCGAAAACGCCACCCTCATCTCGGTCTTGATGACCTGCGCGTCCGCGTGGATGGAATCGGCACTGCTCGACCCGAACGGCGGCCAGCGCTGGGTCGTGTACGACGAGGCCTGGCGCCTGATGTCGCACCCCGCACTGCTGCGACGGATGGACGCCCACTGGCGCCTCGCGCGGCACTACGGGATCGCGAACATGCTGATCTTCCACAAGCTCACTGACCTCGACAACGTCGGCGACTCCGGCTCCGCCATGCGCGCGCTCGCCTCGTCGCTCCTCGCCAACGCCGAGACCCGCATCGTCTACCGCCAGGAAGCCGACCAGCTCGGTGCGACCTCGGCAGCGCTGGGGCTCACTGGCACCGAGCAGTCACTGATCCCCACGCTCGGCACCGGCCAGGGGCTGTGGCGGATCAAGAACCGCTCCTTCGTCGTCCAACACCAGATGCACCCCGCCGAGCTCGAACTCTTCGACACCACCGGACGCATGACAGGAGCTCTTTAG
- a CDS encoding ComF family protein yields MTSTALPVPLPGPGVCTVCRASSATYTRCYSCNQITKALELGTTYPLPEVLPLGLAIKKSPLALALWNYKRSSSPSERSSATAELVDFIDQRLPHLMEHIGYVDTVTFVPSRKSRENPVESLLEETEWGSSTWIENALEVLDTDLDTHIPDENRFEARGVSDEHVLLVDDTFTRGATSLSAARALYEAGADKVTIVVLGRHADLDWMTDDYMATVRARGERREFCPVCSGSHEAGSTYTAEDPWDDPDDWEPPEDDWEEPDYDSETDPWATDTSTDPWATPPSDPWSEQSRTDKAPISHEASTSTSVGAAVPRESYPVSLPMEPAAAPGGTARLSESSALTLTVILAAPFAIVFILPILLSNIGISMNPLDRYGGLWGSAGTSGYITFMVFAIAAWGANWALKSLPKPVAIAAFTLAVIAAAALFLGPLLSGSGAASGNAPAPTTAAEFRDRVNDRASDRGVEAITLGEAQNAIESVCPAVAEGLTPSQARSEVKHYADQQGIPDSVAAKLALMTEMVIEFSDTLC; encoded by the coding sequence ATGACCAGCACCGCCCTGCCCGTCCCCCTGCCCGGTCCGGGCGTTTGCACTGTCTGCCGAGCTAGTTCGGCCACGTACACCCGGTGCTATAGCTGCAACCAGATCACCAAGGCGTTGGAACTTGGCACCACCTACCCCCTACCGGAAGTCCTGCCCCTCGGCCTCGCCATCAAAAAGTCGCCACTCGCTCTCGCGCTGTGGAACTACAAGCGATCCAGCAGCCCAAGCGAACGCAGTTCCGCAACCGCTGAGCTCGTCGACTTTATCGATCAGCGCCTACCTCACCTGATGGAGCACATTGGCTACGTCGACACTGTCACGTTCGTGCCCAGCCGGAAGAGCCGGGAGAACCCGGTCGAGTCGCTGCTTGAAGAGACCGAGTGGGGTTCCAGTACTTGGATTGAGAACGCCCTGGAGGTTCTGGACACTGACCTCGACACGCATATCCCTGACGAGAACCGCTTCGAAGCACGAGGCGTTAGCGATGAGCACGTGCTGCTCGTCGACGACACCTTCACGCGCGGTGCAACCAGCCTGAGCGCCGCCCGTGCCCTTTACGAGGCTGGCGCAGACAAGGTCACCATCGTTGTTCTCGGGCGCCACGCAGACCTCGACTGGATGACAGACGACTACATGGCCACGGTGCGGGCACGCGGAGAGCGTCGCGAGTTCTGCCCCGTGTGCAGCGGCAGCCATGAAGCTGGTTCGACGTACACCGCCGAGGACCCATGGGACGACCCGGACGACTGGGAACCGCCCGAGGACGACTGGGAGGAGCCTGACTACGACTCCGAGACGGACCCATGGGCAACTGATACCTCGACCGACCCCTGGGCGACTCCGCCAAGTGATCCGTGGTCGGAGCAGTCTCGGACCGATAAGGCGCCGATAAGCCACGAGGCGAGCACGTCAACGTCCGTCGGTGCGGCAGTGCCACGTGAGTCGTATCCCGTTTCCCTACCAATGGAACCAGCGGCCGCGCCCGGCGGTACGGCGCGGCTGAGCGAGTCGTCGGCGCTGACCCTCACGGTCATTCTTGCCGCGCCCTTTGCGATCGTCTTCATCCTGCCGATACTCCTCTCCAACATCGGCATCTCGATGAACCCGCTTGACCGGTACGGCGGGCTGTGGGGATCCGCCGGAACCAGTGGCTACATCACGTTCATGGTCTTCGCGATCGCAGCTTGGGGCGCGAACTGGGCGCTGAAGTCGCTGCCCAAGCCAGTTGCGATCGCGGCGTTCACGCTCGCAGTGATCGCCGCCGCAGCGCTGTTCCTCGGACCGCTTCTCAGCGGCTCGGGAGCTGCCTCCGGCAACGCACCAGCTCCGACAACAGCAGCCGAGTTCCGCGACAGGGTGAACGACCGCGCGTCCGATCGGGGCGTCGAGGCCATCACGCTCGGCGAAGCGCAAAACGCAATCGAGTCGGTGTGCCCTGCAGTGGCCGAGGGGCTGACGCCTTCGCAGGCACGATCAGAGGTAAAGCATTACGCCGATCAACAGGGAATCCCGGACTCCGTTGCCGCGAAGCTGGCCCTGATGACCGAGATGGTGATCGAGTTCTCGGACACGCTCTGCTGA
- a CDS encoding DNA-processing protein DprA, with product MRELNQVAAALALAQLDADPWAKLAREVRDRGGVGPVLDERGYFQDGLFGDGPPTEELIEHYTEMLQGLEDRGIRAITISSPDFPSAVAQLKAPPLFLFYRGTLDVSDYSGIAIIGSRRVTDDALATARDWAGEIATRGAVVVSGLAAGIDREAHLGALGAGRRTVAVIGTGIERAYPKENAALQEEIAARHLVVSQFLPDAPPTKTSFPMRNAVMAAWARATLVIDADERSGAALQARLATEQGRPLFLHHKLRVQPWANRFADAGKATFVDSPEEVLTTA from the coding sequence GTGCGAGAACTGAACCAAGTGGCCGCAGCCCTGGCCCTGGCGCAGCTCGACGCAGACCCATGGGCCAAACTCGCTCGCGAGGTCCGGGACCGAGGAGGCGTCGGCCCGGTCCTGGATGAGCGCGGATACTTCCAGGATGGTCTCTTCGGCGATGGCCCACCGACCGAAGAACTGATCGAGCATTACACCGAGATGCTCCAGGGACTGGAAGATCGAGGTATCAGGGCAATCACCATCAGCTCGCCCGATTTTCCGTCGGCTGTCGCGCAACTGAAGGCTCCACCTCTATTCCTCTTCTATCGAGGCACGCTCGATGTCAGCGACTACAGCGGCATCGCGATCATCGGATCCCGGCGGGTCACAGACGATGCCCTCGCCACGGCTCGGGACTGGGCTGGCGAAATTGCGACGCGCGGCGCGGTCGTGGTGAGTGGCCTGGCGGCGGGCATTGACCGCGAAGCGCATCTGGGCGCGCTGGGCGCGGGTCGACGAACTGTCGCAGTTATCGGAACCGGCATCGAGCGGGCATACCCGAAGGAGAACGCAGCCCTCCAAGAGGAGATCGCGGCGCGACACCTCGTCGTATCTCAGTTCCTGCCAGATGCGCCTCCAACAAAGACGTCTTTCCCAATGCGGAATGCGGTCATGGCCGCCTGGGCGCGCGCAACGCTTGTCATTGACGCGGACGAACGAAGCGGCGCCGCGCTCCAGGCGCGACTCGCCACCGAACAGGGCCGCCCGCTGTTCCTCCACCACAAGCTCCGCGTTCAGCCCTGGGCAAACAGGTTCGCCGATGCCGGCAAAGCAACCTTCGTCGACAGTCCCGAGGAAGTGTTGACCACCGCATGA
- a CDS encoding SCO6880 family protein, with protein sequence MARTTGEPELTPIKFSRLTRRGVLLGLSGPQLVMASLASGTLIIGLYIGAVVMTFPIILFFVTLAFVGVGGRRLIEWAPIGARWLWRSAGGQLLYRRRVLKPRPAGTLALPGDAARLRQWVDPETDAVMVHDPHGATLTAIVGVSHPAFVLLDPAEQERRVVSWGRVLATACRSGRIASVQVVERTLPDSGKGLADWWEQHGNRSGKWASTTYGELVDRAGPAGERHASTVSISVDMKVAGRAIRAAGGGMRGAAAVLRQEMATMLAALRSADLSPSDWLTTGDLALILRSAYDPAVAGALERQGDIGRDLATAGPVAVTESWGSMRSDSAHHCVLWISEWPRSLVYPGFLAPLLLSSGIRRTFTLLYTPMRTDRAARDIRKKKTEYISDAAQRQKIGQIEDAQQTAEYQDVLQQEADLTAGHGVLRATGFVAVSASDPDELERAVAAIEQAAIQASCETRRLWGQQAQGFAAAALPICRAV encoded by the coding sequence GTGGCCAGGACGACCGGCGAACCGGAACTGACCCCCATCAAGTTCTCGCGCCTGACCCGGCGCGGCGTCCTGCTCGGTCTCTCCGGACCCCAACTCGTGATGGCCAGCCTCGCGTCGGGCACCTTGATCATCGGTCTGTACATCGGCGCCGTGGTGATGACCTTCCCGATCATCCTGTTCTTCGTCACGCTGGCATTCGTCGGCGTCGGCGGGCGCAGACTCATCGAGTGGGCGCCGATCGGCGCGCGGTGGCTGTGGCGATCAGCGGGCGGGCAACTGCTGTATCGCCGTCGAGTCCTGAAGCCCCGGCCGGCCGGAACGCTGGCGCTGCCCGGCGACGCGGCTCGGCTGCGTCAGTGGGTCGACCCCGAGACCGACGCCGTCATGGTTCACGACCCGCACGGGGCGACCCTGACCGCGATTGTCGGTGTCTCCCACCCCGCATTCGTGCTCCTCGACCCAGCCGAGCAGGAACGCCGTGTCGTCTCGTGGGGACGGGTCCTCGCGACGGCTTGCCGCTCCGGGCGAATCGCCTCCGTCCAGGTGGTGGAGCGGACGCTCCCTGACTCCGGAAAGGGTCTGGCGGACTGGTGGGAGCAGCACGGCAACCGCTCAGGCAAGTGGGCCTCGACGACGTACGGCGAACTGGTTGACCGCGCCGGACCCGCGGGCGAGCGCCACGCATCGACCGTCTCGATCTCTGTGGACATGAAAGTGGCCGGGCGAGCGATCCGGGCTGCTGGCGGAGGCATGCGAGGGGCGGCCGCCGTACTCCGGCAGGAGATGGCGACCATGCTGGCCGCTCTCCGTTCTGCCGACCTCTCCCCCAGCGATTGGCTGACGACCGGCGACCTTGCGCTGATCTTGCGGTCCGCGTACGACCCCGCCGTCGCGGGCGCACTTGAACGCCAGGGCGACATCGGCCGGGACCTCGCCACCGCGGGACCCGTCGCGGTCACCGAATCGTGGGGCTCGATGCGCAGCGACTCCGCGCACCACTGCGTCCTCTGGATCAGCGAGTGGCCGCGGTCGCTCGTCTACCCCGGCTTCCTCGCGCCCTTGCTGCTGTCCTCGGGGATCCGGCGGACCTTCACACTCCTCTACACGCCGATGCGCACCGACCGCGCTGCCCGCGACATCCGCAAGAAGAAGACGGAGTACATCTCCGACGCCGCCCAGCGACAGAAGATCGGTCAGATCGAGGACGCCCAGCAAACCGCCGAGTACCAGGACGTCCTCCAGCAGGAGGCAGACCTCACCGCCGGGCATGGAGTCCTGCGAGCGACCGGTTTCGTCGCCGTCAGCGCCAGCGATCCGGACGAACTCGAGCGCGCTGTAGCGGCGATCGAGCAGGCCGCGATCCAGGCCTCGTGCGAGACGCGACGTCTCTGGGGCCAGCAGGCTCAGGGGTTTGCTGCCGCAGCGCTACCGATTTGCCGCGCTGTCTGA
- a CDS encoding type IV secretion system protein: MGVCDVPVIHEVCNAAGDAAGAVITAPFDWLAQGMGDAAEWMFTSVWKVIDTTTYVDVTSGEYTEVYNIMFGVGVFVMLGFFMLQVIGGMIRREPAALSRAALGLAKSILGSFVALALLATALEITDQLCIGIVNAAGTNMNEMGDKVAVLAAGLGAINLSAPGAGAILTIFLASLAIIGAMVVWISLLIRKALLLIAIVFAPIALAGASWDHTRTWASRWATFVIAMILSKVVLVVIFLLATAQVSAPIDADLESVSQPMAGVVLMLMAGFAPYLTYKAIAFMGFDMYHAMSAEQEAKSSLNRPLPIPLSRRTGSEPAKVLGGGGANGGGGTTSGASPAATGPSTGGPSGGTGGGGAAAGGASGSAAAAGGAVAAGVVVAKEAVAAGPRLGNFVAAQATGQAQAHESAAPSTVPPPVADSTLVDTTGKK; encoded by the coding sequence ATGGGTGTCTGCGACGTACCGGTGATCCACGAGGTCTGCAACGCCGCCGGCGACGCGGCCGGCGCGGTCATCACCGCACCGTTCGACTGGCTCGCTCAGGGCATGGGCGACGCGGCCGAGTGGATGTTCACCTCCGTCTGGAAGGTCATCGACACCACGACGTACGTCGACGTGACCAGCGGCGAGTACACAGAGGTCTACAACATCATGTTCGGCGTCGGCGTCTTCGTGATGCTCGGGTTCTTCATGCTCCAGGTCATCGGCGGCATGATTCGTCGCGAACCAGCAGCGCTATCCAGAGCCGCCCTCGGGCTTGCGAAGTCGATCCTGGGATCGTTCGTCGCCCTCGCCCTGCTCGCGACTGCGCTCGAGATCACCGACCAGCTCTGCATCGGCATCGTCAACGCAGCGGGCACCAACATGAACGAGATGGGCGACAAGGTCGCCGTACTCGCCGCAGGACTCGGTGCCATCAACCTCAGCGCTCCCGGCGCCGGAGCGATCCTCACGATCTTCCTCGCCAGCCTCGCGATCATTGGAGCCATGGTGGTGTGGATCAGCCTGCTGATCCGCAAGGCCCTGCTTCTCATCGCGATCGTCTTCGCACCGATCGCGCTCGCGGGTGCCAGCTGGGACCACACCCGGACGTGGGCGAGCCGGTGGGCGACCTTCGTGATCGCGATGATCCTGTCGAAGGTCGTCCTCGTAGTGATCTTCCTACTCGCCACCGCCCAGGTCTCGGCGCCGATCGACGCCGACCTCGAGTCCGTCAGTCAGCCGATGGCGGGCGTCGTACTAATGCTGATGGCCGGGTTCGCGCCGTACCTGACCTACAAGGCGATCGCCTTCATGGGCTTCGACATGTACCACGCGATGTCGGCCGAGCAGGAGGCCAAGTCGTCGCTCAACCGGCCGCTGCCGATCCCGCTGTCTCGCCGCACCGGCAGCGAGCCGGCGAAGGTCCTGGGCGGGGGCGGCGCAAACGGTGGCGGCGGTACGACGTCCGGCGCCTCGCCTGCGGCCACGGGACCATCCACGGGCGGACCGTCAGGTGGAACCGGCGGCGGAGGCGCCGCAGCAGGTGGCGCCTCCGGAAGTGCTGCTGCGGCGGGCGGCGCAGTTGCCGCCGGAGTCGTGGTCGCGAAGGAGGCGGTAGCTGCCGGGCCTCGGCTCGGCAACTTCGTCGCCGCCCAGGCGACCGGACAGGCACAGGCGCATGAGTCCGCTGCTCCTTCGACAGTCCCACCGCCAGTCGCGGACTCGACGCTGGTTGACACCACTGGGAAGAAGTGA
- a CDS encoding DUF6112 family protein has translation MDLIAAALLLPLDISIDPNSNGLPGIGQLKKIVGASMTVGLVLAVLALIISAIVWALGANSSNPHLAGRGKLGVLVALGAAIVCGASVTLVNFFWNVGQQV, from the coding sequence ATGGACCTTATTGCAGCAGCACTCCTGCTCCCCCTCGACATCTCGATCGATCCCAACTCCAACGGCCTGCCTGGGATCGGCCAGCTCAAGAAGATCGTCGGAGCCTCGATGACGGTCGGTCTGGTGCTCGCCGTACTCGCGCTGATCATCTCGGCCATCGTGTGGGCGCTCGGGGCCAACTCGTCCAACCCGCACCTGGCCGGGCGGGGCAAGCTCGGCGTACTCGTAGCCCTCGGTGCGGCGATCGTCTGTGGCGCGTCGGTGACGCTGGTGAACTTCTTCTGGAACGTCGGTCAGCAGGTCTGA
- a CDS encoding DUF6112 family protein → MSGRDVIATTVGPDFGAVGGAGDLRAIVGALLTYGLIIAVLMLVISVTTWAIASSSGSWHTAQKAKLGCFVAIGGAALTGAALTWANWLLDIGPHL, encoded by the coding sequence ATGAGCGGGCGCGACGTCATCGCAACTACGGTTGGGCCTGACTTCGGTGCCGTCGGGGGCGCGGGCGACCTCCGCGCGATCGTCGGCGCCCTGTTGACCTACGGCCTGATCATCGCCGTCCTCATGCTCGTCATCTCGGTAACGACCTGGGCGATCGCTTCGAGCTCGGGCAGTTGGCACACCGCTCAGAAGGCGAAGCTCGGGTGCTTCGTCGCGATCGGCGGAGCGGCGCTCACCGGGGCCGCGCTCACCTGGGCCAACTGGCTGCTGGACATCGGCCCGCACCTCTAA
- a CDS encoding IS256 family transposase → MALPQSALSEILEAFRAGDGVDLIRDSVRLALQELIELEATQQIGAAPYERTEDRTAERNGHRPRMLTTKAGDVELRIPKLRKGSFFPIILEPRRRIDQALYAVVMEAYVHGISTRSVDDLVEAMGGSGVSKSEVSRICANLDEQVGAFRTRSLDHVEFPYIYLDATYLHVRNAPGKGGQVVSMAVVVATGVSATGEREILGLDVGDSEDEVFWRAFLLSLKQRGLAGVQLVISDQHSGLVKALGRAFQGVAHQRCRVHFARNLLAHVPKGQAELVATAFRMIFAQPTPEDVHAAWDKTREELAARFPKLGPLMDAAKAEVLAFTAFPREHWRKVWSTNPLERVNKEIKRRARVVGIFPNAAAVIRLVGAVLIDMHDEWIAGERRYLSEGSMAKLYETSNTHPVAAIDNGDA, encoded by the coding sequence ATGGCCTTGCCCCAGTCTGCCCTGTCCGAGATCCTCGAGGCGTTCCGTGCCGGTGATGGCGTCGATCTCATCCGTGATTCGGTCCGGCTCGCGCTCCAAGAGCTGATCGAGCTCGAAGCCACCCAGCAGATCGGCGCGGCGCCCTATGAGCGCACCGAGGACCGCACAGCCGAGCGGAACGGCCACCGTCCGCGGATGCTGACCACCAAGGCCGGCGATGTCGAGTTGCGCATCCCCAAGCTGCGCAAGGGCTCGTTCTTCCCGATCATCCTCGAGCCGCGGCGCCGTATCGACCAGGCGCTGTACGCGGTAGTCATGGAAGCCTACGTCCACGGCATCTCCACCCGCTCGGTCGACGACCTGGTCGAGGCGATGGGCGGCAGCGGTGTCTCCAAGTCCGAGGTCTCCCGGATCTGCGCCAACCTCGATGAGCAGGTCGGCGCGTTCCGCACCCGCAGTCTGGATCATGTCGAGTTCCCCTACATCTACCTCGACGCGACCTACCTCCACGTCCGTAACGCCCCGGGCAAGGGCGGTCAGGTGGTGTCGATGGCGGTGGTCGTCGCGACCGGCGTGAGCGCGACCGGGGAGCGGGAGATCCTCGGCCTAGATGTCGGCGACAGCGAGGACGAGGTCTTCTGGCGCGCCTTCTTGCTCAGCCTCAAGCAGCGCGGCCTGGCCGGCGTGCAGCTGGTCATCTCAGACCAGCACTCCGGACTGGTCAAGGCGCTGGGCCGGGCGTTCCAGGGTGTCGCGCACCAGCGGTGCCGGGTCCACTTCGCGCGCAACCTGCTCGCTCACGTGCCCAAGGGGCAGGCCGAGCTCGTGGCGACCGCGTTCCGGATGATCTTCGCCCAGCCCACGCCCGAGGACGTCCACGCGGCGTGGGACAAGACCCGCGAGGAGCTCGCCGCCCGGTTCCCCAAGCTCGGTCCGTTGATGGACGCCGCCAAGGCCGAGGTCCTGGCCTTCACCGCGTTCCCGCGCGAGCACTGGCGCAAGGTCTGGTCGACCAACCCGTTGGAGCGCGTGAATAAGGAAATCAAGCGCCGGGCCCGGGTCGTAGGCATCTTCCCCAACGCCGCCGCCGTCATCCGACTCGTCGGAGCCGTGCTGATCGACATGCACGACGAATGGATCGCCGGCGAGCGCCGCTACCTCTCAGAAGGCTCCATGGCCAAGCTCTACGAGACCAGCAATACTCACCCCGTCGCCGCCATCGACAACGGCGACGCGTAG
- a CDS encoding C40 family peptidase, with product MGIRMLAVGAAAAVLLAPGAAVLGIATLISPAATGSGSCMWDGQATESLGVSGPVPDSLSAANTNGETITLNQQQLTRAAAIIATGQSENVPARGQMIAIMTALTESSLRVLSNIGAYPHSGNIPNDGDGSDHDSVGLFQQRPAAGWGTVENLMDPVWSSRAFYGRPSGPNQGSPRGLLDIDGWASMDLGAAAQAVQVSAYPDRYAVNQPIAEKVLATLSGVSLSSDLACAQPASEVPMNLPPGFAGDFIEAAASQLGKPYVWGGGNFEGPTGGGFDCSGLVLYAAYQASGGRIRLPHYSGDQIHAGTGIPFGEKKPGDLIFFSYPGAGGPHHVAIYVGGDRILHAPRTGDVVRYGTIGEFSDEVMTVRRLD from the coding sequence GTGGGCATCAGGATGCTCGCGGTTGGAGCCGCCGCCGCCGTACTCCTCGCCCCCGGCGCAGCCGTCCTGGGCATCGCGACGCTGATCAGCCCCGCGGCGACCGGATCGGGCAGCTGCATGTGGGATGGTCAGGCGACCGAGAGCCTCGGCGTCAGCGGCCCGGTTCCGGACAGCCTCAGCGCGGCGAACACCAACGGCGAGACCATCACCCTCAACCAGCAGCAGCTCACCCGCGCCGCCGCAATCATCGCCACAGGCCAGAGCGAGAACGTCCCGGCCCGCGGCCAGATGATCGCGATCATGACCGCGCTGACCGAGTCGTCGCTGCGGGTCCTGTCGAACATCGGCGCCTACCCCCACTCCGGCAACATCCCGAACGACGGTGACGGCAGCGACCACGACTCCGTCGGCCTCTTCCAGCAACGCCCCGCCGCTGGCTGGGGCACTGTCGAGAACCTGATGGACCCCGTGTGGTCATCCCGCGCCTTCTACGGCAGACCCAGCGGCCCGAACCAGGGCTCGCCACGGGGCCTCCTCGATATCGACGGATGGGCATCGATGGATCTCGGTGCCGCTGCCCAGGCCGTGCAAGTCTCGGCATATCCGGACCGGTACGCCGTCAACCAGCCGATCGCGGAGAAGGTCCTTGCGACGCTGAGCGGCGTATCGCTCTCAAGCGATCTCGCATGTGCTCAGCCGGCGAGCGAGGTGCCGATGAACCTTCCCCCGGGGTTCGCGGGTGATTTCATCGAGGCCGCTGCTTCCCAGCTCGGTAAGCCGTACGTGTGGGGCGGCGGCAACTTCGAGGGGCCGACCGGCGGTGGCTTCGACTGTTCCGGGCTCGTCCTGTACGCCGCGTACCAAGCCTCGGGCGGACGCATCCGTCTCCCTCACTACTCCGGCGACCAGATCCACGCCGGCACGGGCATCCCCTTCGGCGAGAAGAAGCCCGGGGACCTGATCTTCTTCAGCTACCCGGGCGCGGGCGGCCCGCATCACGTCGCGATCTACGTTGGCGGCGACCGGATCCTGCATGCGCCTCGGACCGGTGACGTCGTCCGCTACGGGACGATCGGCGAGTTCTCAGACGAGGTCATGACTGTCCGCCGGCTTGACTGA
- a CDS encoding ParB N-terminal domain-containing protein — MSDKGHIELERRIDSIIVGVRHRRDLGDMSALMRSIEEVGLLQPITVTPDGVLVCGLRRLEAMRRLGRRTLNVWVRSGISDQLSHLLAQQDENEQRKPLSPVETARLYEEIKVLEKEDSERRQAATRFGSTGNEGGANGGSESLPPHGKTNSIAAHIVTGTDASQRLDRINWIRSVAEDENLGASVREFAANMLTEIDNDAPVAPAYKRVKAAVELASSPPPPSKDDEDELARLAAEALKRVQEEENAQRLRALRSKAKRAPKHHSPRSFVLMWSELEGWTALYDVAELAGALKDDDWARFERVVAETIELRDQLRQARTAAASA, encoded by the coding sequence ATGTCTGACAAGGGACACATCGAACTCGAGCGGCGGATCGATTCAATCATCGTCGGCGTACGTCACCGCCGCGACCTCGGCGACATGAGCGCCCTGATGCGTTCGATCGAGGAGGTTGGACTGCTCCAGCCGATCACTGTCACCCCAGACGGAGTGCTCGTCTGTGGGTTGCGCCGCCTGGAGGCGATGCGCCGGCTCGGGCGGCGCACCTTGAATGTGTGGGTCCGCTCCGGCATCTCCGATCAGCTCTCGCACCTGCTCGCCCAGCAGGACGAGAACGAGCAGCGCAAGCCGCTCTCCCCTGTCGAGACCGCGCGCCTCTACGAGGAGATCAAGGTCCTGGAGAAGGAAGACTCGGAGCGGCGACAGGCAGCCACGCGGTTCGGCAGCACGGGCAACGAAGGCGGAGCCAACGGTGGTAGTGAGTCACTACCACCGCACGGAAAGACGAATTCGATCGCCGCACACATCGTCACCGGGACCGACGCATCCCAGCGGCTCGATCGAATCAACTGGATCCGGTCCGTTGCCGAGGACGAGAACTTGGGCGCGTCGGTGCGCGAGTTCGCCGCCAACATGCTGACCGAGATCGACAACGACGCACCGGTCGCTCCCGCCTACAAGCGCGTTAAGGCCGCCGTCGAGCTAGCCAGCAGCCCGCCTCCCCCCTCCAAGGACGACGAGGACGAGCTCGCCCGGCTCGCGGCCGAAGCGCTCAAGCGCGTCCAGGAGGAAGAGAACGCCCAGCGCCTCCGTGCTCTGCGGAGCAAGGCCAAGCGCGCACCGAAGCACCACAGCCCGCGGTCGTTCGTACTGATGTGGTCCGAGCTCGAGGGGTGGACTGCGCTCTACGACGTCGCGGAGCTCGCTGGTGCTCTCAAGGACGACGACTGGGCGCGCTTCGAGCGCGTCGTCGCCGAGACGATCGAGCTGCGTGACCAGCTCCGTCAAGCACGTACGGCGGCCGCGTCGGCCTGA